The DNA window CTCGCCGAGCAGTCGAAGGAGGCGCTGGGTGCCGCCGCCGCCGGGAATCAGGCCGAGGCGAATCTCGGGCGACCCGAACTCGGATTCCTCCGTGGCGATTCTGAGGTCACAGGCCAGCGCCAACTCCAGTCCAGCGCCCAAACAGTAGCCGTCCACCTTGGCGACGGTCGGGCGCTCGAAGTCGTTGACCGTCTCGAACGTCGGCGTCACGTCCATGAAGTCCGTCGGGGTGGCGTCGACGAACCCGCCGATGTCGGCCCCGGCGCTGAACGCCCGGTCGCCAGCGCCTTCGAACGTGACGCACCGAACCTCGTCCACGTCGACCGATGTGAGCAGATCGTTGATTTCGCCCAGCAGGTCCGCAGAGAGGGCGTTCATCCGTTCCGGCCGGTCGAGTTCCACGGCGAGCAGTCCGTCCCCTGTGAGGTCGTAGTTCAAAAATCGGTAGTCGCCGGGCCCGTCGCCGCTCGTGCCGTACTCGTGGAAGCCTTCTCCTGCGTCCTCGCCGGTCTTCCCCGCCTCGACCAGTTCGACGAGGTAGTCGTCGGGTTCGAATCGGTCCTCGCCCGTCTCCTCGTGCAGGGTTTCGAGTTTGTCGAGGACGACATCGAGGCCGAGTTTGTCCCCGCGTCGGCAGATTCCCTCTGGGAAGCCGAGGCCGAGGCGAACGCCGGTGTCGATTTCGTCGGGTCGCGCCACGCCGTCGCCGACCAGTCGCGCCGCCTCGTTGACCATCCGCGCCTCGACTCGGAGGGTGTCGAATCCCTCGCCGTCACCGGGTCCGTAGTTGACCCCTTCGCCGTCCTCGTACTCGTAGTACCCCCGCCCCGTCTTTCGACCGAGTTCGTCGTTCTCGACCTTTTCGGCCATGATGGGCGGAATCTCTCGCCCCGATTCGTTGCGGACGTGGTAGCCCACGTCGATGCCCGTGAGGTCCATGAGTTCGAACGGCCCCATCGGGTAGCCCCGCTGGTGGACCATCGCGGCGTCCACCTCGCGTATCGTGGCCTCGTCGTTCGACACCATCCACGCCGGTTCGTCGCCGAACGGCCCGAGCACCGTGTTGACGACGAATCCGCGGACGTCCTTGCGCACGTAAATCGGCGTCTTGCCGAGCGACTGTGCGAACTCGTAGGCCGCTTCGGCCGTGTCGTCGCTCGTCCGGTCGCCGTAGATGACCTCGACCAAATCCATCTTCACCGGCGGGTTGAAAAAGTGCATTCCAACCACGTCCTCCGGCCGTGAGGTCGCACCCGCCATCTCGGTGACGCTCAGACTGGACGTGTTCGACGCCAGAATCGCGCCCTCCGGCGCGAACTCGTCGAGGTCGGCGAAAACGTCCTTCTTGAGGTCCATCCGCTCGGGCACCGCCTCGATAACGAGGTCCGCGTCCGCGACCGCCGATTCCAACTCGACCCCCGTGTCGATGCGGTCGAGCACGTCCTCGGCCGGTTCGTCGAGTCGTCCTTTCTCGGCCAACTTCTCCAGACTCCACTCGATGTTCCCGTATCCGTCCGCGACGAACTCCTCTTTCACGTCGCGCATGGTCACGTCGTATCCGGCGATGGCGGCGACTTCCGTGATTCCGTGCCCCATGTTTCCGGCCCCGAGAACCGTCACTCGCGCAATGTCCGTGTCCGTCATGCGACCGACCGTTTCGGCCCGCGGTATCTTAACTCCACCGCGGGGATGTTATTTCTGTAAGCGAAAAATGCACATTCCACAAGTATCGGTGCTATAGAGGGCTTTTCAAAAACAGTTTGTTAAATGTCCCCCATTCCGTTCACCCCGTCGCGGAGTCCTCACAGCGGTTCCTCGCCGTCCAATATCCCCTTCGCGCGTCGGGCGAGGTCCGGAACGCGCTCCTCCATCTTCGGGTACATCGGGTCGTCGCTGTTGCCTTCGAGGTAGCGCCGGTAGAACATCTCGCCGAGCGCCGCGAGTTTGTACACCGCGAGCGCCCGGTAGAACCGGTCGTGGTCGTACTCGATGCCCGTCTCGCGCTCGTACCGCTCGACGAGTTCTCGGCGAGTCGGATACGCCGCCGCCTCCATGAACGTGGCCGTCAGTTCCGGGGTCGCCGGGTCGGGGTCCCCGGCGTCGCGCCAGTAGGACAGCATCCACCCGAGGTCGGCCAGCGGGTCGCCGAGCGTCGCCATCTCCCAGTCGAAGACGCCGACGATTTCGGGCGGCGTCTCCGGCCCGTACATCACGTTGTCGAGTTTGTAATCGCCGTGAACCAGCGCGTGTTCGTGCTCCGTCGGGCAGTGTTCGACCAACCACTCGCCGACCGTCTCCAGTTCCGGGACGGCCCGCTCCTCGGCGGTGCGCTCGAACGCCCAGTCCAACTGCTTGGTCCACCGCTCGACCTGTCGTTCGGTATATCCCGACGGGTAGCCGAATTCGCCCAGCCCCACGGCCTCGTAGTCGAGCGTGTGAATCGCCGCGAGCGTTCCGACCAGTTCCTCGCCGACTCGCCGCCGCGCGTCGGCCGTCCCGAAGCGCTCGGGTTCCTCGTCGCGGAGCACGTCGCCCGAGAGACGCTCCATCACGTAGAAGTCGCTTCCGATGACCGAGTGGTCCTCACAGGCCAGTACGGTCCCCGGAACCGGAACGTCGGTGCCTTGGAGCGCGTCCATCACCCGATACTCGCGGAGCACGTCGTGGGCCGTCTCGGCCGTCTCGCCGGGCGGCGGCCGCCGGATGACGAGTTCCCTGTCGCCCCACGTCACGAACAGGGTCTCGTTGGAGTGCCCCTCCGCGTGGTGGGAGACGGCGTACTCCGTCGCCTCCCCCAGTTCCGCCGCGAGGTAGTTCCGTAGCGCGTTCCTATCGACGAGCCGATCGAAGTAATCGCGGTCGTCGGCTGTCCGGTCGTCTGTTGTCTGGTCGTCTGTTGTCTGGTCGTCCGTTGTCTGGTCGTCCTCTGTCATTGGTCCTTCTCCCGTGTCTGCCGTCGGTTCTTGATCGTTACGCCGCCCTCTCGGGGCTGCTCAGACCGCCATCCCGACGACGGGTTTCGTGTCGATTGTACGTCCAACTTCGGTATAGAACTTACGAGGGTAATTCTGACGGGGAAATATTTTTACACTGGTGAATAGGGGTTGTGGGTATGGAGTACGACGACCCGAAACGCGGGACGGAAGTCGCCGAACGCGTCCGAACGTTCGTCCGCGAAGAAGTCATCCCCGTCGAACGGGACCACCTCGGCGAGGGGCCGGTGTCGGACGACACCGTTCGACAGCTTCGAGAGACGGCGCGCGAGTACGACGTGTACGCACCCCAGATTCCCGAGGAACACGGCGGCATGGGAATGGATTTCGGTGAGGTGCTGCCCGTCTTCGAGGAGGCCGGGCGAAGCCTTCTCGGCCCGACCGCCATCCGCGTCGATGCGCCCGACGAAGGGAACATGCACACGCTGGAACTCGTCGGAACGGAGGAACAGAAAGAACGGTGGCTCGACCCGCTGGTGGCGGGCGAGGCCAAATCCGGCTTCTCGATGACGGAACCGAACACGGGGGCGGGGTCGGACCCCAAGATGCTCCGGACGACCGCGGAGCAGGACGGCGACGAGTGGGTCATCAACGGTCACAAGTGGTGGACCACGCAGGGAAGCGAGGCCGACGTGCTGTTGGTGATGGCGCTCACCGACCTCGACGCTCATCCGTACGATGGCTGTTCCATCTTCCTCGTGCCCGCCGACACGCCCGGCGTGGAAATCGTCCGGGACATCCCGCACGTCGGCGGCGGCGTCACCGGGATGAGCCACGCGGAAATCAAGTACGAGAACGTTCGAATCCCCGAGGAGAACCTGCTCGGCGCGGAGAACGCCGGGTTCGCCATCGCCCAACGGCGACTCGGCCCGGCGCGACTCACCCACTGCATGCGCTACTCCGGCATGGCCGAACGGGCCATCGACATCGCCAAAGCCTACGCCGACCAGCGGCAGGCGTTCGACGGCCCGCTCTCGGAGAAGCAGTCGATACGGTTCGAGGTCGCCGACATCGAGATGCGACTTCACGCCGTCCGAACCATGGTCCGCCACGCCGCCCGTCAAATCGCGGCGGGCGAAGAGGCCCGCATCGAGGTGGCGATGAGCAAAGTGTACGCCGCGAACGTCGTACAGGACGCCATCGACGCGGCCATCCAGATTTGCGGCGGGAACGGTATCGGCAAGGACCTGCCGCTCGCGGATTTCTACGAGAACGTCCGGCAGTTCCGCATCGTGGACGGCGCGGACGAGGTGCACGAGCGCGTCATCGCCAGGAACGCCTTTTCCGACCTCGACCCGAGCGAAGTCGAACACCTGACCCGGTACGACGCCGAGTAGTTCGGCGCGACCGACTCAGTTTTCGCTCGTCCCTTCGTCTTCTACGCCGACTATCGAGAGCACTTCTCGAAGGTCGTCGATGGCGTAGTCCGTCTCTGGACCCTCCTCGGCACCGTACCCGATGGCCGTCATCCCCACCGCGGACGCACCGGCGACGTCGTGCTCGTAGCGGTCTCCTATCATTGCCGCGTCGCTCGGCGACACGTCCGCCGCTCGGAGGGCCGTCTCGAACATCCGCGGGTCGGGTTTGGTCCGCCCGACCATCTCGGACGTCGTGATGGAATCGAACCGCTCTCTCACGCCGAACGTCTCCAGAATTCGCATCCCTTCCTCGGTGTCCACGTCGCTGACGACGCCGACGTGTATTTCCGTTTCCCCCGCCAGTCGCTCTATCGCCTCGACGGCACCGGGATTGGGCCGGAGCATCTCGGTCGTCACCGACTCGAACACCGGCCGCCACTCGTCCTCGGGTATCGGCTCCCCGGTAATCTCGTCCACGGCGCGGTCGTAGGCGGTTCGCGCGCGGCGGAACTCGGTCCCGTCGCGTTCCCGGAAGTAGGTCCCAACCGCGGTGCGCCACCGCGCGAGCGCGTCCTCCACCGACGTCTCCGGTGCGTGCCGCTCGACGATGGTCCGAACGAACGCCTCGTGCGCTCGGCGAACCGACCTACTGTCGAGGATGACGCCGCCGATGTCCCAGAACACCGCTCGCCACTTCGTTCCGCTCGCGGATTCGACCATGCCACGGGTCCGCTCTCCTCGGGAATCAAAATAACGATTACAAACCACAGCCCATATTTATTAACACGAGGCGAGATAGTAGTCGTTGTAGTTACCAATGGAAAGACTCGCTTCGAATCAGCCGACCCCGGAGGAAATCGCATGACCGTCGAACAGTTCAGCGTCACCGGCAAGACCGCAATCGTGACGGGCGCGTCGAGCGGTATCGGGAAGACCATCGCCGAGCGATTCGCCGCCGACGGGGCGAACGTCGTCGTCTGCTCGCGCGAACTGGAGAACGTCGAACCCGTCGCCGAGGGCATCGCGGAAAGCGACCGCGAGGGACGAGCGGTCGCGGTCGAGTGCGACGTGACCGACCGCGACGCCGTGGACGCCCTCGTGGACGCCACCGTCTCCGAGTTCGGCGGCGTGGACATCCTCGTCAACAACGCGGGAGCGAGCTTCATGGCTCCCTTCGAGGACATCAGCGAGAACGGCTGGAAGACCATCGTGGACATCAACCTCCACGGAACCTATCACTGCACGCAGGTCGCCGGAGAGCACATGCGCGAGAACGGCGGCGGGACCGTCATCAACCTCGCCAGCGTCGCGGGACAGAAGGGCTCGCCCCACATGAGTCACTACGGCGCGGCCAAGGCGGGCGTCATCAACCTCACATCCACGCTCGCCTACGAATGGGCGGACGACGACGTGCGGGTCAACTGCATCGCGCCCGGATTCGTCGCCACGCCGGGCGTCGAGAGCCAGATGGGCGTCAGCGCGGACGACATCGACCGCGAGAGCGTCAAGCGCCGCATCGGAACCACCGAGGAAATTGCCGACCTCGCGCAGTTCCTCGCCAGTCCCGCCTCCTCGTACCTCGTCGGCGAGACCGTGACGGCCGCCGGTGTCCCGCCGATTCTCGAAACGCCGGACGTGTGAGTCGGTTCGGCGGGCCTCGTTTGCTTTCCGCTCGAACTCGGATTCGACCGTTTCAAAAATCTCATCTTGCCGACAGTTGGTCGTCCTGATATCCCCCGCCTGTGACGACGGTGCGAAACGGGCGGCACGACGCCTCGACGCGTACGGCTATCCCGTCACGGTCATCAGTCCGGACCCGACCGCGCCGTCGTCGTCGCCACCGGACGCCGCACACGGTTACGCGTCCCTCGCCCGTGACGTCCGACTGAACGACCTCCGAAGCGCGGGCATCCCCGTCCTCGATTGGGACCCGACCGACCCGTTCGAGGAGGTGCTGTATCGTGATTCGTAACCCGGGACTCGCCGACGGGACGCCCCCGCTTTCGAGCAGTGCCGTGACGCTCCTCTCGGCGTTCGCCGTTCTCTTCCTCACCGCCATCTCCGTGTACACGCTCACCGCCGGTGTGTTCGGCCTCCTCTTCCTTCTCGTCGGCCTCGTCCGCGGTTCGTCCGGCGTCTTCTCCCTGGGAATCGCCCTGCTCTTCGTCGCCGTCGTGGTCGCCGGTCTGCTCGGGATGTCACCGCTGTTTCTCCTCCTCGCGGGCTTCTTCACGGTTCTCTCGTGGGACGTCGGCCACACCGGATTCGGTATCCGCGAGGAGATGGGTCGCGGCGTTTCGACGCTCCGCATCGAACTGGTCCGTTCGGCGAGCAGTCTGGTCGTGCTCTCCGTCGGAGCGGCTATCGGGTACGCGGTGTTTCGCACCGCGACCGGCGAGCAGTCGCTCCTCGCCCTCGTCGCGCTCCTCGTCGGCGCAGTCGCGCTGTTGATAGCGCTTCAGGAATGAGGATTCTCGAAGGATGGCCTGTAAATCGCTGACGCTCACACACGCTACGCGGTGCTCGCGGATTGTTCGACAAGAAATGGGCCTTATCGGATTCGAACAACGTCGAGACGTTCCTGCTCGTCTCACCTTCGGTTCGACTACGCGGGCATGCGACTCGCCTCGTTCGAATCTTCGGGCAGCATACTGCTGGTGCTCACGAACGAAGTTCGCACCAGCAAATGGGCCCTATCGGATTCGAACCAATGACCACCCGGTTATGAGCCGAGCGCTCTAACCAGACTGAGCTAAGGGCCCGGTCAGTCAATCGTAATCTGGCATACCTCTTTAGCGTACCGGGTTTCGGATGGGCCGTGCCGTTCGTAGAACGCTCTTACCGAACACAAATAATCAAAGAAGCGCCGCCGCCAGGGCTCGAACCTGGGACAACCTGGGTAACAACCAGGTGCTCTACCAACTGAGCTACGGCGGCTTCCAACTGCATTCCCAGGTAGGTGGAGTCCTTTGATAGGGCTTTCGTTTTCGTTCGAACGCATCGATACGCTTTCACGCCTTCGTGGAAAACTTTCGCTCGATGGCACGGTTCGAGGAGGTCGTCTCAGCGGTTCGAGCGCGGATACGACCCGACGCCGACGAACGGGAGCGACTTCGAGCGGCGGTCGGGGAGTTGACGGAACGCGCCGAGGAGGCGATTGCCGACTTGTCGGTGGACGCCGACGTGATTCAGGTGGGGAGCACCGCCCGCGGGACGTGGACGAGCGGCGACCGGGACATCGACCTGTTCGTTCGGTTTCCGCCGGAGATGGACCGGGAGGAGTTGGAATCGCTCGGGTTGGAACTCGGGCACGCCGTCCTCCCGGACGGTCACGAGGAGTACGCGGAACACCCGTACGTGAAGGGGCAATTCGACGGCTTCGACGTGGATTTCGTTCCCTGCTATCGCGTCGAGTCCGCGACGGACATCCAGTCGGCGGTGGACCGCACGCCGTTCCACACGACGTATCTCGAAGCGCGGTTGGACGACGACCTCGCCGACGAAGTGTTGCTGTTCAAGCAGTTCCTCAAAGGCATCTGCGCGTACGGCAGCGACCTTCGGACGAAGGGCTTTTCGGGCTATCTCGCGGAACTGCTCGTCCTCGAATACGGCGGTTTTCGGGAGGTGCTCGAAGCGACGGCGGAGTGGCACCCACCCGTCCGGTTCGACCCGGAGGACCACGGGACGGCGACGTTCGACGACCCGCTGGTGGTCATCGACCCGACGGACCCGGAGCGCAACGTCGCCGCCGTCCTCTCGGCCGAGAACGTCGCACGGGTGCAACACTACGCCCGCGACCTGCTCGAAACGCCGCGCGAATCCGTGTTCTTCCCCGAGCCGCCGGACCCTCTCGCGCCCGAGGAAGTCCACGATTTCATCGCCGAGCGGGGGACGACCCCGGTCGCGGTTCGCTTCGACGCGCCGGATGTCGTCGATGACCAACTGTATCCGCAACTCCAGAAATCGCTCGCGGGCGTCGGTGACGCCCTTTCGCGGCGTGGTTTCGACGTGCTTCGGGCCGACCTCTTCGCCGACGAGTCCGCGGTCCTCTTCTTCGAACTCGCGGTCGCCGAACGCCCGGCTATCGAACGCCACGACGGGCCGCCGGTTCACGTCCGCGCTCACGCGACCGGTTTTTACGAGAAGTACGCCGATTCGGACGCCTACGGTCCGTTCATCGACGGCGACCGCTACGCGGTCGAACGGGAACGCGAGTTCACGAGCGCCGTGGACTTCCTCCGGAGCGACGCAATCCTCGACGCCGCGTTGGGCGTCCACGTCGAATCGACGCTGAAAACGGGCTACGACGTCCTCTCCGGCGACGAGACTGGGCTGTTGGCCGAGGAGTTCGGGACGGAACTCGCCCGGTATTTCGACCCCAAACCCTGAGGTCGCCCTCGGTATTTTCCCCCAATCCCCGACCCACTTCTCGGTACTCCACCCCAATCCCCGAGCTTCGATTCGCCGATTTTCGCAGCTATCGCTACGTGTGGGTCTGTTTGACCATCAGGGTTATATGGGTGGTGTGCCTTACCATAGCATGTATGGCCTCCGCACCAACCGGAGACGACGAATCCGTGTTCGACCAGTTCCTCGAAGATCGCGGCCACGAAACCGACCGAGTAGACTGGGAACAGGAGTATAATAAAAAGCAGTGTCCGGAATGTGGTGGACTTCATAACCGGTCCGCGACCGAGTGTACGGTCTGTGGTTGGAATCCGTAACCCGTCCTGATTCCTCGAACTTCCCTCGTATCGTCTTTCGACCACTACCCTTCGATTTTTCGGCGTTCCGGCGCACATTCCTTGACTGCGTGTCGATAGACATTTGATGTATTATTTCCAAACTTTAGGCGTTGAGTATATGCCCGAATGTCAGAATTGCGGCTCGTTCGTGACGACGGCGTACGCACGGGTGTTTACGCCCCCTGACGTGACCGACCCTCGTGTCTGTCCGAACTGCGAGGACAAGGTTCGAGACGGCGCGAACGTACGCGAGGCGCGTTCATCTCGCGGCACGTGACTGGTGCCTGAATCCGATTCACGTCGTTTTATACGTTCCCAGCACTTGTGCTGGTGTAATGACCACGCCAATGGCAGAGACGGACGCAAAAGTGACCCGGTTGTTCGGTGGCCCGGGGAGCGGTAAAACCACCGAACTACTCGACAGGGTAGAGGACATTCTTTCACAGGATGGCGTCACGGTAAACGACCTCCTCGTCGTTTCGTACACTCGCGCCGCGGCAAACGAAGTTCGAGAGCGCCTCGCCGAGCGACTCGACGTCGACCCGCGCTCCCTGCAGGGGAACGTTTGTACGATGCACGCGAAAGCCTACGAACTACTCAATCTCTCTCGCGGTGATGTCGTCGGTGAGAAGGACAAAAAGGAGTTTTGTGAAGACTACGGTCTCGAATACGAGGA is part of the Haladaptatus paucihalophilus DX253 genome and encodes:
- a CDS encoding 3-hydroxyacyl-CoA dehydrogenase/enoyl-CoA hydratase family protein, with the translated sequence MTDTDIARVTVLGAGNMGHGITEVAAIAGYDVTMRDVKEEFVADGYGNIEWSLEKLAEKGRLDEPAEDVLDRIDTGVELESAVADADLVIEAVPERMDLKKDVFADLDEFAPEGAILASNTSSLSVTEMAGATSRPEDVVGMHFFNPPVKMDLVEVIYGDRTSDDTAEAAYEFAQSLGKTPIYVRKDVRGFVVNTVLGPFGDEPAWMVSNDEATIREVDAAMVHQRGYPMGPFELMDLTGIDVGYHVRNESGREIPPIMAEKVENDELGRKTGRGYYEYEDGEGVNYGPGDGEGFDTLRVEARMVNEAARLVGDGVARPDEIDTGVRLGLGFPEGICRRGDKLGLDVVLDKLETLHEETGEDRFEPDDYLVELVEAGKTGEDAGEGFHEYGTSGDGPGDYRFLNYDLTGDGLLAVELDRPERMNALSADLLGEINDLLTSVDVDEVRCVTFEGAGDRAFSAGADIGGFVDATPTDFMDVTPTFETVNDFERPTVAKVDGYCLGAGLELALACDLRIATEESEFGSPEIRLGLIPGGGGTQRLLRLLGETRAKELVFRGNRIDADRAEEWGLINRAVPADEFEDVVAEFVDDLLEGPPLGLKVAKKVMNEGGDASLDAALAMESQGFGLLMSTDDVREGTAAFREDRDPEFTGE
- a CDS encoding phosphotransferase family protein yields the protein MTEDDQTTDDQTTDDQTTDDRTADDRDYFDRLVDRNALRNYLAAELGEATEYAVSHHAEGHSNETLFVTWGDRELVIRRPPPGETAETAHDVLREYRVMDALQGTDVPVPGTVLACEDHSVIGSDFYVMERLSGDVLRDEEPERFGTADARRRVGEELVGTLAAIHTLDYEAVGLGEFGYPSGYTERQVERWTKQLDWAFERTAEERAVPELETVGEWLVEHCPTEHEHALVHGDYKLDNVMYGPETPPEIVGVFDWEMATLGDPLADLGWMLSYWRDAGDPDPATPELTATFMEAAAYPTRRELVERYERETGIEYDHDRFYRALAVYKLAALGEMFYRRYLEGNSDDPMYPKMEERVPDLARRAKGILDGEEPL
- a CDS encoding acyl-CoA dehydrogenase family protein, with translation MEYDDPKRGTEVAERVRTFVREEVIPVERDHLGEGPVSDDTVRQLRETAREYDVYAPQIPEEHGGMGMDFGEVLPVFEEAGRSLLGPTAIRVDAPDEGNMHTLELVGTEEQKERWLDPLVAGEAKSGFSMTEPNTGAGSDPKMLRTTAEQDGDEWVINGHKWWTTQGSEADVLLVMALTDLDAHPYDGCSIFLVPADTPGVEIVRDIPHVGGGVTGMSHAEIKYENVRIPEENLLGAENAGFAIAQRRLGPARLTHCMRYSGMAERAIDIAKAYADQRQAFDGPLSEKQSIRFEVADIEMRLHAVRTMVRHAARQIAAGEEARIEVAMSKVYAANVVQDAIDAAIQICGGNGIGKDLPLADFYENVRQFRIVDGADEVHERVIARNAFSDLDPSEVEHLTRYDAE
- a CDS encoding HAD family hydrolase, producing MVESASGTKWRAVFWDIGGVILDSRSVRRAHEAFVRTIVERHAPETSVEDALARWRTAVGTYFRERDGTEFRRARTAYDRAVDEITGEPIPEDEWRPVFESVTTEMLRPNPGAVEAIERLAGETEIHVGVVSDVDTEEGMRILETFGVRERFDSITTSEMVGRTKPDPRMFETALRAADVSPSDAAMIGDRYEHDVAGASAVGMTAIGYGAEEGPETDYAIDDLREVLSIVGVEDEGTSEN
- a CDS encoding SDR family NAD(P)-dependent oxidoreductase, with product MTVEQFSVTGKTAIVTGASSGIGKTIAERFAADGANVVVCSRELENVEPVAEGIAESDREGRAVAVECDVTDRDAVDALVDATVSEFGGVDILVNNAGASFMAPFEDISENGWKTIVDINLHGTYHCTQVAGEHMRENGGGTVINLASVAGQKGSPHMSHYGAAKAGVINLTSTLAYEWADDDVRVNCIAPGFVATPGVESQMGVSADDIDRESVKRRIGTTEEIADLAQFLASPASSYLVGETVTAAGVPPILETPDV
- a CDS encoding DUF7519 family protein, which produces MIRNPGLADGTPPLSSSAVTLLSAFAVLFLTAISVYTLTAGVFGLLFLLVGLVRGSSGVFSLGIALLFVAVVVAGLLGMSPLFLLLAGFFTVLSWDVGHTGFGIREEMGRGVSTLRIELVRSASSLVVLSVGAAIGYAVFRTATGEQSLLALVALLVGAVALLIALQE
- the cca gene encoding CCA tRNA nucleotidyltransferase, producing the protein MARFEEVVSAVRARIRPDADERERLRAAVGELTERAEEAIADLSVDADVIQVGSTARGTWTSGDRDIDLFVRFPPEMDREELESLGLELGHAVLPDGHEEYAEHPYVKGQFDGFDVDFVPCYRVESATDIQSAVDRTPFHTTYLEARLDDDLADEVLLFKQFLKGICAYGSDLRTKGFSGYLAELLVLEYGGFREVLEATAEWHPPVRFDPEDHGTATFDDPLVVIDPTDPERNVAAVLSAENVARVQHYARDLLETPRESVFFPEPPDPLAPEEVHDFIAERGTTPVAVRFDAPDVVDDQLYPQLQKSLAGVGDALSRRGFDVLRADLFADESAVLFFELAVAERPAIERHDGPPVHVRAHATGFYEKYADSDAYGPFIDGDRYAVEREREFTSAVDFLRSDAILDAALGVHVESTLKTGYDVLSGDETGLLAEEFGTELARYFDPKP
- a CDS encoding HVO_0416 family zinc finger protein; this translates as MASAPTGDDESVFDQFLEDRGHETDRVDWEQEYNKKQCPECGGLHNRSATECTVCGWNP
- a CDS encoding DUF7563 family protein, with translation MPECQNCGSFVTTAYARVFTPPDVTDPRVCPNCEDKVRDGANVREARSSRGT